From the Thermus brockianus genome, the window GTGGTAGTGGGGGGCGTGGACGATGCGGTAAAGCACCGGGTCCCGCAGCTTGAAGTTGGGATGGGCGGGGTCAATCTTGGCCCTTAGGACCCGGCTTCCCGTGGGGAACTCTCCCCGGCGCATCCTTTCAAAGAGCTCCAGGTTTTCCTCCACGCTCCGTTCCCGGTAGGGGCTCGGCTTGCCCTGGGCCCTGAGGGCGCTCATCTCCTCCTCGGAAAGGTCGTCCACGTAGGCCTTGCCCTCTTGGATGAGGACCAGGGCGCATGCGTACATCGTTTCAAAGTAGTCCGAGGCGTAAAGGACCCTACTCGGCGTGAAGCCCAGCCAGCGCACGTCCTCCTCAATGGCCCGGGCGTACTCCTCCTTCTCCGTTTCGGGGTTGGTGTCGTCGTAGCGGAGGTTGCACTCCCCGCCAAAGTCCAGGGCAAGGCCGAAGTTGAGGACGATGCTCCGGGCGTGCCCGATGTGCAGGTAACCGTTGGGTTCGGGGGGGAAGCGGGTGAGGAGCCTGGGGTACTTTCCCTCCTTGAGGTCCCGCGCCACGATTTCGGTGATGAAGCATTCCGGGACGAGGCCCATAACCCAAGTCTACGTCAGAAACGGGGCTTCCTTTTCTCAAAGAAGGCGCGGATGCCCTCCTTGAGGTCCCCCGTTTCCCGCACCCAGGCGTTGGCCAAGGCGGCGAGGCGGAAGCCGTCCTCGAGGCCCATCCCCGGCAGGGCGAGCAGGAGCTCCTTGGTGAGGCGCAAGGAGGAGGGGGCGTTTTGCGCCACCTCCTCCGCCAGGGCCACCGCCACCTCCAGGGCCTTTCCCGGGGGGCTTAGGCGGTTCACAAGGCCCAGGGCCTTGGCCTCTTTCGCCTCCAGGAGGCGCCCCGTGAGGAGGAGGTCCTTGGCCACCTTTTCCCCCACGGCCCGCACGAGGATCACGGAGACCAGGGCGGCCACGAAGCCGATCTTGACCTCGGTGTAGCCGAGCTTGGCCCCCTCCTCCATGACCACGAGGTCGCAGGCGGTGGCCAGCCCGGCCCCGCCCGCCACCGCCGGGCCGTTCACCGCCGCCACCGTGGGCTTGGGGAAGGTGTAGAGGCGGTGGAAGAGGCGCATGAGGGAAAGGGAGTGGCGGTAGTTTTCCTCCGCCCCCATCTCCGTGACCCTTTCCAAAAAGGCCAGGTCCGCCCCAGCGCTAAAGGCCTGGCCCTTTCCCGTGAGGACCACCGCCTTGGCCTCGGGGTCTTCCTCCGCCTCGTCCAGGGCCTTCAGGAGGCCCTCCACCATGGCGGGGGAGAGGGGGTTGCGCCGCTCGGGGTCGTTCAGGTAAAGGCGGTAGACCCGCCCGCGTTCCACCTGGACCATGCCCCCATTGTAGTGGGAAAGCCTTCCTGCTAGACTGCCCTTAGCCCGCACAGGAAGAGGCCGAGGCCCTGCGGGCTAGGAGGTGGTGTAGATAAAGGAGTACCTGGTAAACGAACGCATCCGCGCCAAACAGGTGAGGGTCATCGGACCCGACGGGCAGCAACTCGGCATCATGGACACGCGGGAGGCCTTGCGCCTTGCGGAGGAGCAGGACCTGGACCTGGTCCTGGTGGGCCCCACCGCCGACCCCCCCGTGGCCCGCATCATGGACTACTCCAAGTGGCGCTACGAGCAGCAGGTGGCGGAGAAGGAGGCCCGGAAGAAGGCCAAGCGCACCGAGGTCAAGTCCATCAAGTTCCGGGTCAAGATTGACGACCACGACTATCAGACCAAGCTCAACCATATCAAGCGCTTCCTGGAGGAGGGGCACAAGGTCAAGGTCACCATCATGTTCCGGGGGCGGGAGATGAGCCACCCCGAGCTTGGGGAAAGGCTTTTGAACCGCGTGGCCGAGGACCTCAAGGGCCTTGCCGTGGTGGAGATGAAGCCCGAGCTTTTGGGCCGGGATATGAACATGCTCCTGGCGCCCGCCAAGGTGTCTGCCTAGACGGAAGGCTTTGCCCTTGGTATAGTGGGAGGGCTTTTGGGGAGCCCTTAAGACCCCCTGGAGGGGCGCTTCCCAAGGGCAGGAGGAAGCGTATGCCAAAGATGAAGACCCATAAGGGCGCCAAGAAGCGGGTAAAGGTGACCGCTTCGGGCAAGGTGGTGGCCATGAAGACGGGCAAGCGGCACCTCAACTGGCACAAGTCCGGTAAGGAGATCCGGCAGAAGGGGCGGAAGTTCACCCTGGCCAAGCCCGAGGCGGAGCGGATCAAGCTCCTCCTCCCCTACGCGTAAAGGAGGTAGTGGATGCCGCGCGCCAAAACCGGGGTTGTCCGCCGCAGGAAGCACAAGAAGATCCTGAAGCTCGCCAAGGGTTACTGGGGCCTCCGCTCCAAGAGCGTGCGCAAGGCCCGGGAAACCCTCTTCGCCGCCGGGAACTATGCCTATGCCCACCGCAAGCGGAAGAAGCGGGATTTCCGCAAGCTCTGGATCGTGCGCATCAACGCCGCTTGCCGCCAACACGGGCTCAACTACTCCTCCTTCATCCACGGCTTGAAGAAGGCGGGGGTGGAGCTGGACCGCAAGGTCTTGGCGGATCTGGCGGTGCGGGAGCCCCAGGTCTTTGCCGAGCTCGTGGAGAAGGCCAAGGCCGCCCGGGCCTCGGCCTAAAGCGGGCCCCTTTGCGCCCTGCGGGAGGCTTCCTGGCAGGGCGCCATTTCCCTATGCCGCCTGAGCTTTACGTGGTCTTGGTGGCCGCCCTGCCCGTGGTGGAGCTAAGGGGGGCGATCCCCTTGGGGGTGGCCTTAGGGCTTCCCCCGTGGGAGGCTTTCCTCTTAAGCCTTCTCGGCAACCTCTTGGTGGCTCCCGTGGCCCTGGCGCTCCTGCCCTGGGCGGTGGGCCTGGCCACCCGCAACCCCTTTTTCGCCCGGCTGTGGCGGGCCCTCGAGGCCCGGGTGCGGCTTAGAGGGGAAGAGCAGGTCCAGCGGCTTGGGGCCCTAGGCCTTTTCCTCTTTGTGGCCGTGCCCCTTCCGGGCACCGGGGCTTGGAGCGGGGCGGTCCTCGCCGTGGTGCTCGGGCTTAGGCGGCGCTACGCCCTCCTGGCCATCTCCTTGGGGGTCTTAGGCGCGGGGCTTATCGTCCTCCTCCTTACCGGGGGGGCGGTGGCCGGGCTAAACTACCTGCGATGAGCGTTTTCCTCTTCCCCTTGGCCTACCTGGTGGGGGCGCTTCCTTTGGGCCACTGGCTTGCCCGGCGGCGGGGGGTGGACCTGCGCACGGCAAGCCCCTACACCTTAGGCCTAGAGAACGCCTTTAGGCGCCTGGGCGTGGGGCTTACCCTCCTGGCCTTTGTCCTGGATTTCTTGAAAGGGTATTTGCCCCTTCTTTTGGGGCGTGCCCTCGGGCTTTCCCTGGCGGAGCTTCTCCTTTTGGGGATAGCGGCCTACCTGGGCCACCTCTACCCCCTTTTCCTCCGCGACCCTTGGCCGCTTCGGGCCAAGGGGGCCGGGGTCCTCTTGGGCATCGTGGCGGGGCTTCCCTTGCCCCCCGCCTTGGGGATGGTGCCCGTGGCCTTGGGCCTTACCCTTTACGCCCTCACGGGCTACGCCTCCTTGGGGGCCTTGGGGCTTCCCTTGGGCCTCCTCTTGGCGGGGTTCCCCGGGGGGTGGGGCGGGGCGGAAAGGCTTCTCGCCTTGGGGCTTTTCCTCCTCGCCCTTTGGCGCTACAAGGAAAACTTGGGCCGGATCCTCGAGGGCACCGAACCTAAGCTGGGAAACCCCTTGCCCCTTCCCTCGGAGCGGCAGGTGGTCTGCGCCTTCCTCATCCACCCCCTCACCCTGGAGGATTTCTGGCAAAGCCCCCGGTTTCGCTGGCTTAGGCCTTTGGTCCGCCTGGGGCTTCTGCGGCAGGGGTGGATGGAATGGCTGGCGGAGCGCTTCCGCCCCATGAAGGTGGGGGAGGTGCGCGGGGTCAAGACGGCGGATGGGCGGGAGGTGCTCTGCCACCTGATCTCCGCTCCCCTTCTGCCCCACCAGATCAAGGGGAAGCCGGAGCTGGCGGTAAAGCGGGCCATCCAGGGGGCGAGGCTTGCCCGGGAGCTTGGGGCCACGGTGGTGGGTCTTGGGGCCTTTTGGAGCGTGGTGGGGGAGAAGGGGAAGAAGGTACAGGAAGCGGTGCCGGGGATTGAGGTGACCAACGGGGGCGCCTACACCGCGGGCACGGTAAAGGCGGCCATCCCCCAGATCCTCGCCCACTTCGCCCAAAGCGGCAAGGACCTAAAGGCCACCACCGCCGCCGTGGTGGGGGCCAACGGGGTGGTGGCCTTCGGCATTGCCCGGCAGATCGCCCCCCTGGTGGGCCGGCTTGTCCTGGTGGGGCGGGACCTGGAACGGCTTGGGCGGGCGGCGGAGACCTTGAGGAAGAACCTGGAGCGCAAAGGGGAAGCCCCGGAGATCCGGGTAAGCACCGAGGTGGCGGCCATCCGGGAGGCGGACCTCGTCTTCACCGCCACCAGCGACCCCAACCCCGTCATCTACCCCGAGCACGTGAAGCCCGGGGCCTGGATCTACGACGAGGGGGTGCCCCCGGACGTCCACCCCTCCGTGCGGGAGGTGCCGGGGGTGCGGGTCATCCCCGGAGGGGTGGTGCGGCTTCCCGGGGAGGCGTGGGCCACCTTGGACCTCCACTTCGGCGCTCCCAACCAGGTGCCCGCCTGCCTGGCGGAAACCATGATCCTGGCGGCGGAGGAGGCCTTTGACCGCAAGAGTCTCGGGGGGGAGGTTAGGGCGGAGAACATCCAGTTCTTCGTGGAGCGGGCGGAGGCCTTGGGCTTCCGGGTGGTGGATTAGTGTGGCTTCTCCTTTCCCCCACGGCCCTCGAGGCCCCCTTCCTGGAAGGGGAGGCCTTCTCTTTCCTCGGGCGCAAGGGGCTTAGGGGAAGGGGCTTCGTCTACCTGGAAACGGGCATCGGCAAGGTGAATGCCGCCCTAACCCTGGCCCTTTGGGCGGCCACCCACAAGGTGGAAAAGGCCCTCCTCTTGGGCATCGCCGGGGCCTATCCGGGTAGCGGCCTCCGCCCGGGGGATCTGGTCCTGGTGGGGGAGGAGGTGGAGGCGGACCTGGGCGTAAGGGAGGGCCTAAAGGCCCTGGGCTTTTCCGCTTGGGAGCAGGAAGGGGAGCGCTTCTATAACCGCTTTCCCCTGGACAAGGGCCTCACCCAGAACCTGGCCCGGCGCCTGGGCCTTCGGGTCGTCACCGGCCTCACCCGGGACCTGGTTTCGGAAAGCCTCGAGGAAGCCCTGGCCTTGGCCCACCGGTGGAACGCCGCCCTGGAGAACATGGAAGGGGCAGCCTTCGCCCGGGCCTGCCTCGCCCTCGGCATCCAAGGGGCGGAGCTTCGGGCCATCTCCAACCCTGCGGGCGTCCGGGACAAGGGGGCTTGGCGGGTGAAGGAGGCGGTGGCGGCTCTGGAAAAGGCAGTGGCCCGCCTCTTGGAAGGGTAAAGGGGGCCTTCCGGCCCCCTGGAAGCGCAACCTCCCTTAGGCCTTCTTGTAGAAAGCCTCCGCCACGTCCCAGTTGAGCACGTTCCAGATGGCCTGGAGGTAATCCGCCCGGCGGTTTTGGTACTTCAGGTAGTAGGCGTGCTCCCAGACGTCAATGCCCACGATGGGGGTGAAGCCCTCCATCACGGGGTTGTCCTGGTTGGGGGTGGAGAGGACGTGGAGCTTGCCGAAGGGGTCCTTGACAAGCCAGGCCCAGCCCGAGCCGAAGCGGCCCATGGCCGCCTGGGTGAGCTTTTCCTTTAGCGCCTGGAAGCCCCCCAGTTGCTCGTCAATGGCCTTCTTGAGCTCCCCCACGGGCTCCTTGGCCCCACCCGGGGTCAGGAGTTGCCAGAAAAGGCTATGGTTCAGGTGCCCGCCCCCGTTGTTGCGCACCGCCATTTGGATGTCCTGGGGCAGGGCGGCCAGGTGGCGGAGGAGCACCTCCAGCTCCACGCCGTGGAGGTAGGGGTACTTCTCCAGGGCGGCGTTGAGGTTGTTCACGTAGGCCCCGTGGTGCTTCTGGTGGTGGATCTCCATGGTCTGGGCGTCAATGTGGGGCTCTAGGGCCGCATAGGGGTAACCGAGCTCGGGTAGCTTAAACGGATACGGCATACTTCACCTCCCAAGCTCCACTATAAAGCGCCCACCCCCCTCAGGGGGTGGGCCTTCTCACAAAGCGTCCTAGCCCTCGTGGGGCTTGGCCAGCTTTAGGGGCACCACGATGCGGTCAAATTCCTCTTCCGTGAGATAGCCCAGCTCCAAGGCCGCCTGTTTTAGGGACTTTTTCTCCTTGATGGCCTTTTTCACGATTTCCGCCGCCTTGTCGTACCCGATGGCCTTGTTCAGGGCGGTGGCCAGCATGGGGTTCTTCTGCAGGTGCTCCTCAATCCGCTCCAGGTTGGGCTCAATCCCCTTGGCCAGGTGCTCGTTGAAGGACTCCATGGCGTCTGCCAGGAGATTGATGGACTCGAGGGCCGCATCCACCATCACCGGCTTGTAGACGTTGAGCTGGAAGTTCCCCTGGCTTCCGGCAAAGGCCACGGCGTGGTCGTTGCCATAGACCCGCACCACCACCATGGTGAGGGCCTCCACCTGGGTAGGGTTCACCTTGCCGGGCATGATGGAGGAGCCGGGCTCATTGGCCGGGATGAAGATCTCCCCGATTCCCCCGTAAGGCCCCGAGGCCAGCCAGCGGATATCGTTCCCGATCTTCATGAGGGCCCCGGCCAGGGTGCGCAAAGCCCCCATTGCGTGGACCAGCTCGTCGTGGGCGGCCAAAGCGGCGAAGCGGTTCTGGGCCACCCGGAAGGGAAGGGCCGTCTCCTCCGCCAGGTACCGGGCCACCAGTTCGCCGAAGCGGGGGTGGGCGTTGAGGCCCGTGCCCACGGCGGTGCCCCCGATGGCGAGGTTGTAGAGGCCCTTTTCCGCCTCCTTCACCATCCCCAGGGTGTTCCTTAGCTGGGCGGCCCAGCTGCCGATTTCCTGCCCCAGGGTGATGGGCACGGCGTCCATGAGGTGGGTGCGCCCGATTTTGACGATGCTGTCAAAGGCCTTGGCCTTCTCCTCAAAGGTGGCGATGAGGGCTTCCGCCGCCGGGTAAAGCCGTTGGTGGAGGGCCAGGGCCGTGGCCACGTACATGGCGGTGGGGAAGGTGTCGTTGGAGCTCTGGCCCCGGTTCACGTGGTCGTTGGGGTGGACGTACTTGCTCCCCAGGGGCTTGCCCAGAATCTCCGAGGCCCGGTTGGCGATGACCTCGTTCACGTTCATGTTGGTCTGGGTGCCCGAACCCGTCTGGAAGACCACCAGGGGGAAGTGCTCGTCCAGCTTGCCCTGGACCACCTCCTCCGCCGCCTGGATGATGGCCTTGGCGATCTCCTCGGGGAGTTCGCCCAGCTCCAAGTTGGCTCTGGCGGCGGCCTTTTTTAGCATCCCGTAGGCCCTTATGACCTCTAGGGGCATGCGGAAGCGCCAGGCCCCAATCTTAAAGTGCTCCAGGGAACGCTGGGTCTGGGCTCCCCAGTACTTGTCCGCCGGCACCTTCACCTCGCCCATGGTGTCCCGCTCAATCCGGTATTCCATAGGACCACCCTCCGGCCCGATTTTACCCTTCCTCTTCGTAGGGCTGGTGGAGCTTCACGGGCTTGCCCCTTAGCCCCGCCCTGAGGTTTAGCCACTCCACGAAGACGGCGAAGCCCATGGCGAAGTAGATGTAGCCCTTGGGGATGTGGACCCCGCTCCCTTCCGCCACCAGGGTGAAGCCGATGAGGAGGAGGAAGCTTAGGGCGAGCATCTTCACCGTGGGGTGTTCGTTCACGAAGGCGTAGATCCCCTTGGAGGCCAGGAGCATGATGGCTACGGAAATGAGGATGGCCGCCACCATCACGGGCACATAGCGGGTGAGGCCCACGGCGGTGATCACGGAGTCAATGGAAAAGACGATGTCCAATAGGAGGACCTGGGCGATGACGCTGGCGAAGCTCGGGGCCACCCGCTTCACGGCATGCCCCGGTTCCCCTTCCAGCTTCTCGTGGATTTCCTTCACAGACTTGTAGATGAGGAAAAGCCCTCCGGCGATGAGGACCAGGTCCTTCCCCGTGACCTCGTGGCCCATAAGGGCGAAGAGGGGTTTCTTAAGCGCCATGATCCAGGCGATGGAGAGGAGGAAGAGGATGCGGGTTACCGCCGCCAGGCTTAGGCCCAGGACCCGGGCCCGGTCCTGCTCCTCCTTGGGAAGCTTGGAAGCCAGGATGCTGATGAAGATCACGTTGTCCACGCCCAGGACCACCTCCAGCACCGTGAGGGTGACGAGGGCGATCCAGACCTCGGGGTTAGCGAGCCACTCCATGGGCAAGAACTATACCCCATAAACTGGGGAGCATGGTGGACGTGTTGGTGGTGGGGGCTGGACCCGTGGGGCTTGCCGCTGCCATAGAGGCCAAGCGCCTTGGGCTTTCCCACCTGGTTTTGGAAAGGGGCACGGTGGCGGAGACCATCTACCGCTTTCCCCGGGACCTGGTCTTCTTCTCCGAGAGCAAGAACATAGAAATCGGCGGACACCCTCTGGTGTCCCACGGCCCCAAGCCCACCCGCAAGGAGGCCCTCCTCTACTACCAGCGCGTGGCGGAGCGGGAGGCCCTGGGTGTCCTCACCTATACCGAGGTCTTGCGCATCCAGGGCCAGGAGGGGGCCTTCCAGGTTTTCGCCCGGGAGGGGCGGGGGGAGAGGACCTTTCTCGCCCGCTACGTGGTCCTGGCCACGGGCTACTACGGCAACCCCAACCGCCTTGGGGTGCCCGGGGAGGACCTGCCCCATGTCCTTTACCGTTACGAGGAAGGGGCGGCCTTTTTCGGCCGCAAGGTGGCGGTGGTGGGGGGGAGCAACTCGGCGGTGGAGGCGGCCCTGGAGCTTTACCGGGCTGGGGCGAGGGTGACCCTGGTCCACCGGGGGAGGTGGGTGCGCCCCAGCGTCAAGTACTGGCTTCTTCCCGACTTTGAAAACCGGGTAAAGGAGGGGAGCATAGCGGCCCTTATGGAGGCGGAGGTGGAGGCCATAACCCCTGAGGGCCTTTGGCTTAGGCGCCCCGCGGGGCGGGCGTTTTTGGAGGCGGACTTCGTGCTGGTCCTCATCGGCTACCGGGCCGAGGACCGCCTTCTCCGGGAAGCCGGGGTGGCTTACGAAGGGGAAACGCCTCGCCTAAGCCCTGAGTTTGAAACCTCCATCCCGGGCCTTTTCGCCGTGGGTTCCTGCGCCTATGGCCCTGAAACCCGTTCGGTTTTCATAGAAAACGGCCGGGAACACGCCAAAGTGGCCCTTGCCGCCATCGCCAGGCGGCTTGCCCCTTGACACCCCCTTGGGGGGCAGGCTATCCTTAGCGGCAAGATGCGCTTCGCTCTAGCCCTATCCCTAGCCCTGGTCCTAATCGTAGGGCCAGCGGGGGGTAGGGTGTAGCGGTTTTAAGGCGCATCCAAACCCCCGGGAAACCGGGGGGTTTTGGTTTAGGAGGGGGCGATGAAGGGAGCGGAGGCACTCTTAAAGGCGCTGGAACGGGAAGGGGTGGAGGTGATCTTCGGCCATCCGGGCGGGGCCATCATGCCCACCTACGATGCCCTCTACGACAGCAGGATCCGCCATATTCTGGTGCGCCACGAACAGGGAGGGGTGCACGCGGCCACGGCCTATGCCCGGGCGAGCGGCCGGGTGGGGGTGGTCATGGCCACCAGTGGCCCCGGGGCGCTGAACCTGGTCACGGGGCTCGCCGACGCCTACATGGACTCCACCCCGGTGGTGGCCATCACCGGAAACGTTCCCCGGGCCCTCATCGGCACGGACGCCTTCCAGGAGGCGGACGTCACCGGGGTTACCATGCCCATCACCAAGCACAACTACCTTGTCCAGGACGTGAACGATCTCCCCCGGGTGGTCAAGGAAGCCTTCCACATCGCCGCCACGGGGCGCCCGGGGCCCGTCCTGATTGACGTTCCCAAGGACGTGCAGCTCGCCGAGTTTACGGGGGACTTTGACGTGGAGCTGGACCTGCCCGGCTACAAGCCCACCACCAAGGGCCACCCCAAGCAGATTGAGCGGGCCCTGGACGCCCTGGAAAAGGCGGAAAGACCCATCCTGATGGTGGGGGGTGGGGCCCAGCACGCCCACGCCGAGCTCCTCGCCTTCGCCGAGAAGACCGGCCTGCCCGTCATCACCACCCTGATGGGCCTCGGGGCCTTCCCCGGCAACCATCCCCTGTGGCTTGGGATGCCGGGAATGCACGGCACCGTGGCCGCCAACCGGGCCATCCACCACGCCGACGTGATCCTGGCCATCGGCCTTCGCTTTGACGACCGGGTCACGGGCAAGGTTTCCCGCTTCGCTCCCCACGCCCACACCATCATCCACGTGGACATAGACCCGGCGGAGATCGGCAAGGTAGTGCGCACCCACGTCCCCATCGTGGGGGACGCCCGGCTTGTCCTTAAGGAGATGCTCAAGGGGGCGAAGCCCCTGAAGCTTGCGGGCTGGTGGCGGGAGCTGGAGGAGTGGCGCACCCGCTACCCCTTGCGCTGGAAGCCCAAGCCCCACCTGCAAAGCCAGGAGGTGATCCGGGCCTTCTTTGAGGCCACCGGGGGGAATGCCATCGTCACCACGGGGGTGGGGCAGCACCAGATGTTTGCCGCCCAGTTCTTCCCCGTGACCCGGCCCCGGAGCTTTATCACCTCGGGGGGCCTGGGTACCATGGGGGTGGGGCTTCCCTTCGCCATCGGGGCCAAGTTCGCCCGACCGGACGAGCTCGTCATTGACTTTGACGGGGACGGTTCCTTCCAGATGACCCTGCAGGAGCTGGCCACGGTGGTGAAGTACGGCCTGGACGTCAAGGTGGTCATCCTGAATAACGGCTACCTGGGCATGGTGCGCCAGTGGCAGGACCTCTTCCACGCCAAGCGCTACTCCGAGGTCTACCTGGCGGACTCCAACCCCGACTTCGCCCGCCTGGCCGAGGCCTACGGCATCCGGGGCATCAAGGTGGAGCGGAAGGAGGACCTGAGGAAGGGCGTGGAGGCGGTCCTGAACGCCGATGGGCCCGTGGTGGCGGAGTTTAAGGTGTACCACGAGGAAGGGGTCTTCCCCATGATCCCTGCGGGGGGTGCCGCCGAGGACATGATCCTGGAGCACCCCGAGGAGAAGGCGGAGGTGGAGGCGTGAGGCACGTGATCTCGGTCCTGGTGCAGGACCATCCCCGGGTTCTGAACCGCATCACAAGCCTGTTCGCCCGCCGGGGCTTCAACCTGGAAAGCCTGGCTGTGGGGACGACCCACATGCCCGGCCTTTCCCGCATAAGCCTGGTGGTTTCCGGGGATGACCACACCCTGGAGCAGGTGGAAAAGCAACTGAACCGGCTTATAGAGGTGCTCAAGGTCACCGACCACTCCGAGCCCCACGTGGAGCGGGAGCTTTGCCTGGTGAAGGTCCACGTGGCCGGGGTGGAGGAGCGGCTTGCGGTGAAGGACATCCAGGAGGCTTTCCGGGCCCGGGTGGTGGACGTGGCCCAGAAGAGCCTCATCCTGGAGCTCACCGGCGACTCCAAGAAGGTGGATTCCTTTATTGAGGCCCTGAGGCCTTATGGGATCCTCGAGGTCATGCGCACCGGGGCCGTGGCCATGAGCCGGGGCGAGAGGACCCTTAAGGTCAGGGAAAAACGGGAGGCGGTATGAAGATCTACTACGAGCACGATGCGGACCTAGGCTTCATCCTCGGCAAGAAGGTAGCGGTCTTGGGCTTCGGCTCCCAGGGGCACGCCCACGCCCTGAACCTGAAGGAGTCGGGGGTGGACGTGCGGGTAGGCCTGAGGCCCGGTTCCAAGAGCTTCGCCAAGGCGGAGGCGGCGGGGCTCCGCGTGCTTTCCGTGGCCGAGGCGGTGCGGGAGGCGGACGTGGTCATGGTCCTTCTCCCCGACGAGGCCCAGGGGCGGGTCTACCGGGAGGAGATTGAGCCCAACCTGAGGGAAGGGGCGGCTTTGGCCTTCGCCCACGGCTTCAACATCCACTTCGGCCAGATCAAGCCCAGGCGGGACCTGGACGTCTGGATGGTGGCCCCCAAGGGGCCCGGCCACCTGGTCCGGAGCGAGTACCAAAGGGGGAGCGGGGTGCCCGCCCTGGTGGCGGTGCACCAGGACGCCTCGGGGAGCGCCTTCCCCACCGCCTTGGCCTACGCCAAGGCCATCGGGGCTGCCCGGGCCGGGGTCATCGCCACCACCTTCAAGGACGAGACGGAAACCGACCTCTTCGGGGAGCAGGCGGTGCTCTGCGGGGGGCTTACCCGGCTCATCCAGGCGGGGTTTGAGACCCTGGTGGAGGCGGGGTACCCGCCGGAGATGGCCTACTTTGAAACCGTGCACGAGGTGAAGCTCATCGTGGACCTCATCTACGAGGCGGGCTTCGCCGGGATGCGCTACTCCATCTCCAACACCGCCGAGTACGGGGACTACACCCGGGGCGAGGTGGCGGTGCCGGTGGAGGAGACCAAGCGGCGCATGCGGGAAATCCTCCGGCAGATCCAGACCGGGGAGTTCGCCCGGGAATGGATGCTGGAGAACCAGGTGGGCCAGCCCGTCCTCGAGGCCAACCGCAAGCGCTGGAAGGCCCATCCCATTGAGGAGGTGGGGGCGAGGCTTCGGGCCATGATGCCCTTCCTCAGGGCCAGGGTATTGGAGGAAGTCGGGTAACGAAGGGCCCCCCTTGGGGGGCCCTTTTCTGCAAAGGGGGGAACGATGGAGCGGCACATCCGAATCTTTGACACCACGCTTAGGGACGGCGAGCAGAGCCCAGGGGTGGCGCTTTCCTTGGACCAGAAGCTGGAAATCGCCCATGCCCTGGCCCGGCTCAACGTGGACATCATTGAGGCGGGCTTTCCCGTATCCGGGCCTTTGGAGTTTGAGGCGGTGCGGCGCATCGCCACGGAGGTAAAGGGCCCCATCATCGCCGCCTTGGCCCGCACCCACACCCTGGACATTGACCAGGCGGCCAAGGCCTTGGAGAAGGCGGAAAAGCCAAGGATTCACGTCTTCACCTCCGCCTCCAAGATCCACCTGGAGTACATGCTGAAGAAGACGGAGGAGGAGGTCTTGGAGATGGCGGACCAAATGGTCCGCTACGCCCGCCGCTACGTGGACGACGTGGAGTTTTCCGCCCAGGACGTGATGCGGGCGGACTGGGACTTCGTGAAGCGGCTTTACGAGGTGG encodes:
- the infC gene encoding translation initiation factor IF-3; amino-acid sequence: MKEYLVNERIRAKQVRVIGPDGQQLGIMDTREALRLAEEQDLDLVLVGPTADPPVARIMDYSKWRYEQQVAEKEARKKAKRTEVKSIKFRVKIDDHDYQTKLNHIKRFLEEGHKVKVTIMFRGREMSHPELGERLLNRVAEDLKGLAVVEMKPELLGRDMNMLLAPAKVSA
- the rplT gene encoding 50S ribosomal protein L20 yields the protein MPRAKTGVVRRRKHKKILKLAKGYWGLRSKSVRKARETLFAAGNYAYAHRKRKKRDFRKLWIVRINAACRQHGLNYSSFIHGLKKAGVELDRKVLADLAVREPQVFAELVEKAKAARASA
- a CDS encoding glycerol-3-phosphate acyltransferase, with protein sequence MSVFLFPLAYLVGALPLGHWLARRRGVDLRTASPYTLGLENAFRRLGVGLTLLAFVLDFLKGYLPLLLGRALGLSLAELLLLGIAAYLGHLYPLFLRDPWPLRAKGAGVLLGIVAGLPLPPALGMVPVALGLTLYALTGYASLGALGLPLGLLLAGFPGGWGGAERLLALGLFLLALWRYKENLGRILEGTEPKLGNPLPLPSERQVVCAFLIHPLTLEDFWQSPRFRWLRPLVRLGLLRQGWMEWLAERFRPMKVGEVRGVKTADGREVLCHLISAPLLPHQIKGKPELAVKRAIQGARLARELGATVVGLGAFWSVVGEKGKKVQEAVPGIEVTNGGAYTAGTVKAAIPQILAHFAQSGKDLKATTAAVVGANGVVAFGIARQIAPLVGRLVLVGRDLERLGRAAETLRKNLERKGEAPEIRVSTEVAAIREADLVFTATSDPNPVIYPEHVKPGAWIYDEGVPPDVHPSVREVPGVRVIPGGVVRLPGEAWATLDLHFGAPNQVPACLAETMILAAEEAFDRKSLGGEVRAENIQFFVERAEALGFRVVD
- the fumC gene encoding class II fumarate hydratase, with amino-acid sequence MEYRIERDTMGEVKVPADKYWGAQTQRSLEHFKIGAWRFRMPLEVIRAYGMLKKAAARANLELGELPEEIAKAIIQAAEEVVQGKLDEHFPLVVFQTGSGTQTNMNVNEVIANRASEILGKPLGSKYVHPNDHVNRGQSSNDTFPTAMYVATALALHQRLYPAAEALIATFEEKAKAFDSIVKIGRTHLMDAVPITLGQEIGSWAAQLRNTLGMVKEAEKGLYNLAIGGTAVGTGLNAHPRFGELVARYLAEETALPFRVAQNRFAALAAHDELVHAMGALRTLAGALMKIGNDIRWLASGPYGGIGEIFIPANEPGSSIMPGKVNPTQVEALTMVVVRVYGNDHAVAFAGSQGNFQLNVYKPVMVDAALESINLLADAMESFNEHLAKGIEPNLERIEEHLQKNPMLATALNKAIGYDKAAEIVKKAIKEKKSLKQAALELGYLTEEEFDRIVVPLKLAKPHEG
- a CDS encoding enoyl-CoA hydratase/isomerase family protein; amino-acid sequence: MVQVERGRVYRLYLNDPERRNPLSPAMVEGLLKALDEAEEDPEAKAVVLTGKGQAFSAGADLAFLERVTEMGAEENYRHSLSLMRLFHRLYTFPKPTVAAVNGPAVAGGAGLATACDLVVMEEGAKLGYTEVKIGFVAALVSVILVRAVGEKVAKDLLLTGRLLEAKEAKALGLVNRLSPPGKALEVAVALAEEVAQNAPSSLRLTKELLLALPGMGLEDGFRLAALANAWVRETGDLKEGIRAFFEKRKPRF
- the rpmI gene encoding 50S ribosomal protein L35; its protein translation is MPKMKTHKGAKKRVKVTASGKVVAMKTGKRHLNWHKSGKEIRQKGRKFTLAKPEAERIKLLLPYA
- a CDS encoding superoxide dismutase; the encoded protein is MPYPFKLPELGYPYAALEPHIDAQTMEIHHQKHHGAYVNNLNAALEKYPYLHGVELEVLLRHLAALPQDIQMAVRNNGGGHLNHSLFWQLLTPGGAKEPVGELKKAIDEQLGGFQALKEKLTQAAMGRFGSGWAWLVKDPFGKLHVLSTPNQDNPVMEGFTPIVGIDVWEHAYYLKYQNRRADYLQAIWNVLNWDVAEAFYKKA
- the mqnB gene encoding futalosine hydrolase, giving the protein MWLLLSPTALEAPFLEGEAFSFLGRKGLRGRGFVYLETGIGKVNAALTLALWAATHKVEKALLLGIAGAYPGSGLRPGDLVLVGEEVEADLGVREGLKALGFSAWEQEGERFYNRFPLDKGLTQNLARRLGLRVVTGLTRDLVSESLEEALALAHRWNAALENMEGAAFARACLALGIQGAELRAISNPAGVRDKGAWRVKEAVAALEKAVARLLEG
- a CDS encoding COG2426 family protein, with protein sequence MPPELYVVLVAALPVVELRGAIPLGVALGLPPWEAFLLSLLGNLLVAPVALALLPWAVGLATRNPFFARLWRALEARVRLRGEEQVQRLGALGLFLFVAVPLPGTGAWSGAVLAVVLGLRRRYALLAISLGVLGAGLIVLLLTGGAVAGLNYLR